In the Planctomycetota bacterium genome, GTGCAGGCGAGATGAGCAAGAGAGTGGCCCGGTTCCCCCGCAGGGGATTCCTGAAGTGTGCGACAGGCGCCCTGGCAGCGCCGTGGGTGCTGCCCGCCTCGGCGTTCGGGCGGAGCGGCTCGATGTCGCCCAGCGACCGGATCAACGCCGCTGCCATCGGCACCCGCAACCGCGGCAACGACCTCATCAAAGGTGTTATCCGCCACCCCGACGTGCGACTGCTCCTCGTGTGCGATGTGGACAAGACCATCCGCGAGCAGCGCGCCGGCGAATGCAACAAGTCCTACGCCGAGCAGGAGCGCGGCCAGAACATCACCCAGCCCGTCCACGACTATCGCGAGATCATGGAGCGCACAGACATTGACGTGGTGCTGATCGCCACGCCCGACCACTGGCACGCGATCCTGGCCATCGCGGCGCTGCGGAGCGGGAAGGACGTGTACTGTGAGAAGCCGATGACGCTCACTATTGCCGAGGGCCGCGCGATGGCCGACGCGGTGGCCCGCTACGGCCGGGTGTTCCAGTGCGGCAGCCAGCGCCGGTCGGAGGAGCGCCCGCGCCGGGCCTGCGAGGCTGTGCGCAACGGCCGCATCGGCAAGCTGCTGCGGGTCGAGGTGGGCATCGGCCTGCGCCCGGTCAAGTCCGAGCCCGACGTGGCCGAGCCCGTGCCGCCCGAGCTCGACTACGATCTGTGGCTCGGCCCCGCGCCCTGGGCACCCTACTCGACGAAGCGCTGCCATTATAACTTCCGCTTCGTGCGCGACTACTCGGGCGGCGAGATGACCAATTTCGGCGCCCACTTCTTCGATGTCGCCCAGTGGGGCATCGGCGCCGACGACAGCGGCCCCGTCGAGATCCGGGGCAAGGGGGAGTTCTTCGACGGGCTCTGGAACACGTTCTCGAAGGTGGACGTGACCTACACCTACGCCAACGGCGTCGTCGTGCACGGCTCGCATGCCGCCGGCGGGTGCAAGTTCATCGGCACCGAGGGGTGGGTGGACGCCGAGCGCCTGGTCGGCGAGCCCAAGGAGGCGATCCTGGCGCCCCCCGGCCCTAACGAGGTGCACCTGTTCGCTCCCAAGGGGGGGCACATGAGCAACTTCATCGAGGCCGTGCGCACCCGCGGCCGCACCGCCGCAACCGTGGAGATCGGCCACCGGTCGGCCACCGTGTGCCACCTGGGCAACATCGCCATGACCCTCGAGCGGACCCTCAAGTGGGACCCCCAGGCCGAGCAGTTCATTGGCGACGACGAGGCGAACCGCATGCGCCATCGCCCCTATCGCGAGCCGTACGTGCTCTAGGCGCCGCAGCCACCGGATTGACTCTGAGCAGAGTCTCGCTTAGCATAAAGAGAAAGCCGTCTGCGAAGGGCAGGCGGCAACGCTGCGAGATCTCCTGAAGGAGGACTCGGGAATGGCGAGACAGCTTGAGGTCTACAAGTGCGCCCTGTGCGGCAACATCGTGGAGGTGCTTCACGGCGGCGACGGGGAACTGGTCTGCTGCGGCGAACCGATGAAGCTCTTCAAAGAGAACACCGTGGACGCCGCGAGAGAGAAGCACGTGCCGGTCATCGAGCGGGTCGAAGGCGGCATCAAGGTGAAGGTCGGCAGCGTGCCGCACCCGATGACGCCCGAACACTACATCGAGTGGATCGAACTCCAGGCCGACGGCAAGGTCTACCGCCAGTTCCTCAAGCCCAGTGACAAGCCCGAGGCCGTCTTCCCGGTCATCGCGGCGCAAGTGACGGCCCGCGAGTGGTGCAACCTGCACGGCCTGTGGAAGGCCTGAGCGCCCAAGTGCTGGAATCCGAGTCGCGTTCTCTCACGGGCGCGGGCGCCCCGCGCCCGCGCCCGTGGTTCTTCTGTAGGCCGCTGGCACAAAGGAGCCGGGGATGTTTGTGCAGCAGTTCTACGTCGAGGGCATCGCCCACCTGTCGTATCTCGTGGGAGGCAAGAAGGCGTGCGCGATCATTGATCCCAGGCGCGACGTGGACGAGTATCTCGCCGCGGCCAAGGCGATGGGACTCAAGATCACCCACATTCTGGAGACCCATCTCCATGCCGACTTCGTGAGCGGCCACCTGGACCTGGCCCAACGGACGGGTGCGGCCATCTACGCCCCCAAGTCAGGCGGCTGCAAGTACTCCCATGTGGCCGTAGCCGAGGGCGACAGCTTCAACGTCGAGGACATGCGCGTCCGGGTGCTCGACACCCCGGGCCACACGCCCGACTGCATCTGCTACGTGGTGACCGACCAGTCGCGCGGGGACGAGCCCGTGGCCGTCTTCAGCGGCGACACGCTCTTTGTGGGCGACGTAGGGCGACCCGACCTCTTCCCCGGCCGCGGCAAAGAGCTGGCCGCGAGCCTGTTCGGCAACCTCAAGAAGCTGATGGCGCTGCCCGACACGTGCCTCGTCTACCCGGCCCACGGCGCGGGTTCGCTGTGCGGCAAGGCGATGGGCGCCATGCGCGTGAGCACCATCGGCTACGAGCGCGCCCACAACCCTGCCCTCCAGCACAAGACACTCGACGACTTCAGCAAGGCGCTGCTGAGCGGCATGCCTGAGGCCCCCGACCACTTCGCGCGGTGCTCCGACATCAACCGCCGCGGCCCGGCATTGGTGGCCGAGCTTTCGGCCCCCAAGCCTCTCTCGCCCGCCGAGGTGCAGGCGCTCTCCAGCCAGGGGCATGTCGTGCTCGACGCGCGCGACTACGCCAGCTTCGGCGGCGCCCACGTGCCCGGCGCCATCAACATTGACGGCGCCCACAACTTCTCGACCTTCTGCGGTTGGCTTCTGCCCCCCGACAAGCCGATCATCCTCGTCGCCCGCACAGCCGAGGAGGTGCCAGCCCTGGCCACCATGCTCCGCCGTGTGGGGCTGGACGACGTGATGGGCTACCTCGATGGCGGCATGGGGCCGTGGATCACCAGCGGCCTGCCCGTCGCCCGCATCCCCACCATGACCGTCCACGAGGCGCAAGAGGCGTGCAAGTCGAAGACGCCCATCGTGTTCCTCGACGTGCGGGCGGCCGGCGAGTGGAACGCAAGCCACATCGAGGGCGCCACGCACATGCCGCTGCCCGCCACGCGGACGCAGTTCGGCGAGCTGGACAGGGCGGCGACGATTGCCCTCGTGTGCAAGAGCGGCGCGCGGGCGAGCACGGCCGGCAGCATCCTCCAGCAGAAGGGCTTCCGCAGCCTCGCGGTCGTCGCCGGCGGCATGACGGCCTGGGTCGCCGCGGGCTTCGCCCCCGAGTGCGCCACCTGCGCCCTCACCCACGGGCCACGAATCAACCAATAGTCGCCGCCTCACTCGTGACAGGAGGAGCCGGGATGCGCGTGATGGCATGTCTGTTGATGCTGGCCCTGCTCTGGGGCATGGCAGGGCCTGCGATGGCCAAAGGCGCTCCGGCGCCCCTGGCCGACGGGACGGAAGTGGAGTGGGCTCCACCCACGGCATCGAGCAGCAACCCACTCACGATGGCCCGCTGGTCGCCCTACGTGGTCGGCGTGGGCATCGGGGTGCTGTGCTGCCTGGCATTCCTGCTTTCGGACAAGACGATGGGCTGCTCGACGGCATTCGCCCGGAGTGCGGGGATGCTCGAGCGGCTCTTCAGGGGCAAAGCGGTGGAGGCAAAGCCGTACTACCAGCAGTTCAAGCCTGTGGTGGACTGGGAGTGGATGCTGGTGGTTGGGCTGCTGCTGGGCGCAGCGGCCTCGGCGCTGCTGTCGGGCACGTTCCACCTCCACTGGGTTCCGCCCCTCTGGGCGGAGAGGGTCGGCGTTGACCCCGTGGTGCGATGGGTCGTGGCCTTCTTCGGCGGCATCTGCATGGGCTTCGGGGCGCGCTGGGCGGGCGGCTGCACGAGCGGCCACGGCATCAGCGGCACGCTTCAGCTTGCGGCGAGCGGCTGGCTCGCCGTCGCCGGCTTCTTCATCGGCGGCATCGCCACTGCCGTTGCCTTGTTCCACATCATCCTGGCGTGAGGAGGCGGCACGATGCTCAAGAAGCTCCACGGACACAAGGGTGGCCAACTGCTCATCGGCCTGGCGATGGGCTTCGCGTTCGGCTTCCTGCTCCAGAAGGCCGGCGTGACCACTTACGACGTGATCATCAACCAGCTTCTATTCCGCGACTTCACGGTGCTGAAGGTGATGCTCACTGCGATGATCACGGGCATGGTGGGGTTTCACTTGCTGAAAGGACTGGGGCTGGCGCAGTACAAGGTGAAGCCCGGCGGTTTCGGCTCCACGCTCATCGGAGCGCTCATCTTCGGCGTCGGCTTCGGCACGCTCGGCTACTGCCCCGGCACCGTGGTGGGCGCCGTGGGCCAGGGCGCGCTCGATGCGCTCTTCGGCGGGCTGATCGGTGCGCTCATTGGCGCGGCCCTGTTTGCTGCTCTCTTTCCCAAGCTAAAGCGTGGCATCCTGGGCAAAGGGCACTTCGGCGAACTCACGGTCCCCGAACTGCTCAAAGTGAACCCATGGGCAGTCGTCGTTCCTGTCTCTCTCGCTGTGACCGGCCTGCTCTGGTGGCTCGAGGTCTCGGGCTTCTGATCCGTTCAGGAGGGGACCGGTGATCGAGCGCGTTTTCCCCGCCTGGGACTGGTTGCGGGGGTATCGGCGCTGCGATCTGGCGGGCGATCTGGTGGCCGGCCTCGTCGTAGCGGTGATGCTGGTGCCGCAGGGCTTGGCCTACGCGATGCTGGCCGGCCTGCCGCCCGTGGTCGGCCTGTACGCCTCGACCGTGCCGCTACTCGCCTACGCGCTCTTCGGTTCCTCGCGGCAACTCGCCGTGGGGCCGGTGGCGATGATCTCGCTGGTCGTCGTCGCCAAGTGCTCGGCCATCGTGCCAGAGGTCGGCTCGCCAGGCTACATCCGCGTCGTCCTGCTGCTCTGCCTGATGGTCGGGGCGATCCAGGCGGCGTTGGGCCTGCTGCGGATGGGCTTCCTCGTCAACTTCCTGTCCCACGCCGTCATCAGCGGCTTCACGTCGGCGGCGGCAATCCTCATCGGCTTGAGCCAACTCAAGCATCTGCTGGGGATCGAGGTGCGTTCGCAGCACTCGGCCTTCGGGCTCCTGCGCGAGACCGCGCGCGGCATCGGCGGCACGCACGCCGTCACGCTGGCCATTGGGGTGGGAAGCCTGGCCGCTCTCGTGGCGTTGCGGAAGCTGTGGCCGCGGCTCCCGAGCCCCATCGCCGTGGTCGTGGCGGCGACGCTGCTCGCGTGGTTGCTGAGGCTGGACGCCCAGGGCGTGAGAACCGTCGGCCACGTGCCCAGCGGCTTCCCGGCTCTCTCGCTGCCCGAGTGGAGCGGCAGGGACATCGGCCTCCTGCTTCCTGCAGCGTTCACCATCGTGTTCGTCGGTTTCCTCGAGTCCATCTCCATCGCCCAGGTGATTGCGACACGGGAGAGGCAGAGGGTGGACGCGAGCCGCGAGCTGGTCGCCCTGGGGATGGCGAACCTGGCGGCGGCATTCTTCAGCGGCTATCCGGTCACGGGCGGACTCTCCCGCACGGCGGTGAACTACCAGGCAGGAGCGAGGACGGGGCTGGCCTCCATCGTCACGGCTGCGCTCGTGCTCCTCACGCTGCTCGTCCTCACGCCCCTGTTTCACTTCCTGCCCCACGCCGTGTTGGGCGCCATCGTGCTCGTGGCCGTAGCGGGCCTGGTCGACCTCCGGACGCCCCGCCGCCTCTTCGCCGTGAAGCCGTCGGATGGCTGGATGCTGGTGGCGACGTTCGTGGGCACGCTGGCCCTCGGCGTGGAGTCGGGGGTGTTGCTGGGCGTCGCCCTCTCGCTTGGGCTCTTCATCTGGCGCAGCGCCCATCCCCATACGGCTGAACTGGGCTACCTGGCTGAGCATGGCGTCTTCCGCAACATCAAGCGGTTCCCTGAGGCGAAGACGGTTCCCGAGGCGCTCCTCGTGCGTGTGGACGCATCGCTCTACTTCGCCAACATGAGCTTCCTGGAGGACTGGCTGCGGCGGCATCTGCATGAGCGCCCTGCGGTGAGGTGGGTCATCATGGACATGTCGGGCGTCAACGACATGGACGCCGTGGCCATCGAGACGTTGGAACGGCTCATGAAAGGGTGGCGCGAGCATGGCGTTGAGTTCGCCTTCGCGAGCATGAAGGGCCCTGTTCGCGACCTGGTGGCCAGGGCCGGCTGGCCCGAACGGTGCGGCAAGCGCATCGGCTACGTCTCTATCGAGCAAGCCCTGCGCGAGCTGTGTCCGGGTGGCCTGGAGAGCAGTGCCTCGTAGATCTCTCGGCAACGACGGATGTAATGGCGGAAGTTGGCGTAGGGGACCTCGGGCGGGACGTGGTGGTCGAGGGTGGGGATGTAGCCGCCGGCGCGGAACATGGCGGGGAGCTTGCTCACCAGCTCGCGGTCAATGTCGTTCTGGCTCCCATAGAGCGCCCGCTTGTCTATGCCGCCAAGGATGCGCAGCTTGGGAAAAGCCCTGCGGACATCGCGAACGTCCATCCCCGCGGCGACCTCGAAGGGGAGCATGCCATCCACCCCGGCCCCGTGGAAGAGGGGGATGAGCTTGGTCATGTTCCCATCGCTGTCCTGGAGAATCCACTTCGCGCCCATCTGGCGGTAGAAGTCGATCATCTCGCGGTAATAGGGGAGCATGAAAGTGCGGACGAACTCAGGGCTGATGAGCGGGCCGTTCTTGAAGGCCATGTCTTCCCACAGGAAGATGAAGTCGAACTCCACGTCGCGCAGCGCCCGCTCGTAGAGGGTTTGAAGGTAGGTGACGTGGTAGCGGCAGATTTCGTGGATGAGGTCGGGCTGCTCGATGTAGGCCATGAGCAGCCCTTCGAGGCCCATCAACTCGCGTAGCCAGCCGAAGAAGCCGTTCTCGCGGCGGCCGAGGCAGAGGATGTGTGGGAAGCTGGGGGCGGCCTTGGCCCACTCGCTCCAGTTCGCAGGGTAGCGGCCAGGGGTCTTGGGGTCGAGGCGCTCCTTGATGGCCTCGAAGTCGTCGCGGGTGGCCACGGGGTGCTTGATGAACTGGGGGAGGCGGAGGCCACGCTTGCTCTCGCGGCAGATGATGCCCATCTCGGTGCGGACGACGCGCGTGTCGGCGTCCTCGTCGAGCACCTGGCGCTCGAACGGGGGATAGAAGTAGATTTCGATGGGCGGACGGAAGTAGTGGGTGATGCCGCAGGCATCCCAGGGCTCGGCGTCCTGGGGCAGCCCTTCGCCGCGCCAGCGCTCGAGGGCTTCGGGCCAGTAGCCCCACTCGAACTGGCACAGGGTGTCGGGGCGCTCGAAGTTCAGGAGGGCGTGAAAGGCTTGGCGCTGGGTCATCATCAAGCGAATCTCCCGCAGGCTCGCAACCTGCGGGAGGTTGCCTCTCAGGTGGTCTTCTGGCCCTGGTCTCGCTCGAACTGGGCGATCTCGTCCCGGAGGCGTGCGGCGCGCTCGTAGTCCTCGTCGGCGATGGCCTTCGCTTGCTCTTCGCGGAGACCTTCGATGAGTTCCTTGCGGGAGAGAGGCACGTTGTAGGTCTCGCGAAGCTGGAGCTTGAGCTCGCGGAGAGCCGCGAGTTCCTGGCTGACGGGAATCAGGTCCCCGCGTTCCTGCTGGCGGAACCAGTCCTCGATCTCCGCGACCCCTTGTTCCACCCTCTGCACCGCCTGGGCGTAGTGGCCCGACTGGCAGAGGGCGAGAGCGTCGGCACGAGCCCGGTCCATGAGCACGAATCCCCGCCACTTCTCGTGCTGGGCCACGGCCTCGGGGTCGGTGGCGTGGTCACGGATCAGGTCCATCAGGCCCACGTTGTGGTCGGCATCCTCGCGCGCCCGCGCGTACTCGCCGAGCCGGAAGAAGAGGATGCGGCGCTGGTAGTAGTCCATGATCTCCTCGCTGATCTCCTCGACCTCGGCCTTG is a window encoding:
- a CDS encoding solute carrier family 26 protein, coding for MIERVFPAWDWLRGYRRCDLAGDLVAGLVVAVMLVPQGLAYAMLAGLPPVVGLYASTVPLLAYALFGSSRQLAVGPVAMISLVVVAKCSAIVPEVGSPGYIRVVLLLCLMVGAIQAALGLLRMGFLVNFLSHAVISGFTSAAAILIGLSQLKHLLGIEVRSQHSAFGLLRETARGIGGTHAVTLAIGVGSLAALVALRKLWPRLPSPIAVVVAATLLAWLLRLDAQGVRTVGHVPSGFPALSLPEWSGRDIGLLLPAAFTIVFVGFLESISIAQVIATRERQRVDASRELVALGMANLAAAFFSGYPVTGGLSRTAVNYQAGARTGLASIVTAALVLLTLLVLTPLFHFLPHAVLGAIVLVAVAGLVDLRTPRRLFAVKPSDGWMLVATFVGTLALGVESGVLLGVALSLGLFIWRSAHPHTAELGYLAEHGVFRNIKRFPEAKTVPEALLVRVDASLYFANMSFLEDWLRRHLHERPAVRWVIMDMSGVNDMDAVAIETLERLMKGWREHGVEFAFASMKGPVRDLVARAGWPERCGKRIGYVSIEQALRELCPGGLESSAS
- a CDS encoding desulfoferrodoxin; this translates as MARQLEVYKCALCGNIVEVLHGGDGELVCCGEPMKLFKENTVDAAREKHVPVIERVEGGIKVKVGSVPHPMTPEHYIEWIELQADGKVYRQFLKPSDKPEAVFPVIAAQVTAREWCNLHGLWKA
- a CDS encoding YeeE/YedE thiosulfate transporter family protein; protein product: MRVMACLLMLALLWGMAGPAMAKGAPAPLADGTEVEWAPPTASSSNPLTMARWSPYVVGVGIGVLCCLAFLLSDKTMGCSTAFARSAGMLERLFRGKAVEAKPYYQQFKPVVDWEWMLVVGLLLGAAASALLSGTFHLHWVPPLWAERVGVDPVVRWVVAFFGGICMGFGARWAGGCTSGHGISGTLQLAASGWLAVAGFFIGGIATAVALFHIILA
- a CDS encoding YeeE/YedE thiosulfate transporter family protein yields the protein MLKKLHGHKGGQLLIGLAMGFAFGFLLQKAGVTTYDVIINQLLFRDFTVLKVMLTAMITGMVGFHLLKGLGLAQYKVKPGGFGSTLIGALIFGVGFGTLGYCPGTVVGAVGQGALDALFGGLIGALIGAALFAALFPKLKRGILGKGHFGELTVPELLKVNPWAVVVPVSLAVTGLLWWLEVSGF
- a CDS encoding uroporphyrinogen decarboxylase family protein, which encodes MMTQRQAFHALLNFERPDTLCQFEWGYWPEALERWRGEGLPQDAEPWDACGITHYFRPPIEIYFYPPFERQVLDEDADTRVVRTEMGIICRESKRGLRLPQFIKHPVATRDDFEAIKERLDPKTPGRYPANWSEWAKAAPSFPHILCLGRRENGFFGWLRELMGLEGLLMAYIEQPDLIHEICRYHVTYLQTLYERALRDVEFDFIFLWEDMAFKNGPLISPEFVRTFMLPYYREMIDFYRQMGAKWILQDSDGNMTKLIPLFHGAGVDGMLPFEVAAGMDVRDVRRAFPKLRILGGIDKRALYGSQNDIDRELVSKLPAMFRAGGYIPTLDHHVPPEVPYANFRHYIRRCREIYEALLSRPPGHSSRRACSIET
- a CDS encoding rhodanese-like domain-containing protein, with translation MFVQQFYVEGIAHLSYLVGGKKACAIIDPRRDVDEYLAAAKAMGLKITHILETHLHADFVSGHLDLAQRTGAAIYAPKSGGCKYSHVAVAEGDSFNVEDMRVRVLDTPGHTPDCICYVVTDQSRGDEPVAVFSGDTLFVGDVGRPDLFPGRGKELAASLFGNLKKLMALPDTCLVYPAHGAGSLCGKAMGAMRVSTIGYERAHNPALQHKTLDDFSKALLSGMPEAPDHFARCSDINRRGPALVAELSAPKPLSPAEVQALSSQGHVVLDARDYASFGGAHVPGAINIDGAHNFSTFCGWLLPPDKPIILVARTAEEVPALATMLRRVGLDDVMGYLDGGMGPWITSGLPVARIPTMTVHEAQEACKSKTPIVFLDVRAAGEWNASHIEGATHMPLPATRTQFGELDRAATIALVCKSGARASTAGSILQQKGFRSLAVVAGGMTAWVAAGFAPECATCALTHGPRINQ
- a CDS encoding UvrB/UvrC motif-containing protein yields the protein MAIDLTPLLNDWAHDPSDEGKNVRCIRGADGRLKIQVRVRCGIFQWEFEGRPDGATPHGFPSLLDFYRAHLKSQERRRGNRTLRLGKAEVEEISEEIMDYYQRRILFFRLGEYARAREDADHNVGLMDLIRDHATDPEAVAQHEKWRGFVLMDRARADALALCQSGHYAQAVQRVEQGVAEIEDWFRQQERGDLIPVSQELAALRELKLQLRETYNVPLSRKELIEGLREEQAKAIADEDYERAARLRDEIAQFERDQGQKTT
- a CDS encoding Gfo/Idh/MocA family oxidoreductase → MSKRVARFPRRGFLKCATGALAAPWVLPASAFGRSGSMSPSDRINAAAIGTRNRGNDLIKGVIRHPDVRLLLVCDVDKTIREQRAGECNKSYAEQERGQNITQPVHDYREIMERTDIDVVLIATPDHWHAILAIAALRSGKDVYCEKPMTLTIAEGRAMADAVARYGRVFQCGSQRRSEERPRRACEAVRNGRIGKLLRVEVGIGLRPVKSEPDVAEPVPPELDYDLWLGPAPWAPYSTKRCHYNFRFVRDYSGGEMTNFGAHFFDVAQWGIGADDSGPVEIRGKGEFFDGLWNTFSKVDVTYTYANGVVVHGSHAAGGCKFIGTEGWVDAERLVGEPKEAILAPPGPNEVHLFAPKGGHMSNFIEAVRTRGRTAATVEIGHRSATVCHLGNIAMTLERTLKWDPQAEQFIGDDEANRMRHRPYREPYVL